A single window of Providencia alcalifaciens DNA harbors:
- the narX gene encoding nitrate/nitrite two-component system sensor histidine kinase NarX, producing MPTLYRRFSIINQVIGLMLLIAVLGIIGMTISNRMIISVQGNAHAINTSGSLRMQSYRLLSLTPINPHNQNYLDELEKDLLSPELTQVVKIENLTPEFNKIHEFWLNTLRPALTKASSPDDARYEVITFVNMLNELVHNIDDKTEKKIAYVAMTQLIFISLVFLLLMGTIWHLRRKIYYPWMKLLSMVNAIGRKDFTQRYPMKNNKQDELNALGETLNHMSDELAQSYHQLEERVAEKTADLLAKNRVLSYLYQSNQILHSSETLYSRLQKVLAELKNITQLENLRLKLYEDSNEQYFHEISYDTTNLEIDKAKLSSANQHPLNNDSVKEYQTLQWDLSDNMHRYGVIIGEIEQKKPFSDEKNRLVLMLAKQISGMLTMEQQIEQQQQLLIMDERAAIARELHDSIAQSLSCLKMQISYLQMQPEPLPETTLHLLNEMRTEINTAYSQLRELLTTFRLKLTESGLLPSLKSTLGEFSGRIGFNIQLNYEIPAKSISPHQSIHIIQIIREALSNILKHANATWAKVSLSQNRGTVTVTIDDNGNGIDDNPNKLNHYGLIIMRERALSLNGECYITQRAEGGTEVKVTFPLSDI from the coding sequence ATGCCGACACTTTACCGACGATTTTCGATCATCAATCAGGTTATTGGGTTAATGCTGCTTATTGCTGTTTTAGGCATTATCGGCATGACAATTTCCAACCGCATGATCATCAGTGTACAAGGCAACGCTCATGCCATTAACACATCTGGTTCCTTGCGCATGCAAAGCTACCGCCTACTTTCTTTAACTCCCATAAACCCGCATAACCAAAATTACCTTGATGAATTAGAGAAAGATTTACTCAGCCCCGAGCTAACTCAAGTGGTTAAAATTGAAAACCTCACACCTGAATTTAATAAAATACATGAATTTTGGCTAAACACTTTAAGGCCCGCACTTACTAAAGCATCTTCGCCTGATGATGCCCGCTATGAAGTCATTACTTTTGTTAATATGCTCAATGAGTTAGTTCATAACATTGATGATAAAACTGAGAAAAAAATCGCTTATGTAGCGATGACTCAGCTTATTTTTATTAGCTTAGTCTTTTTACTATTGATGGGAACAATCTGGCATTTAAGACGAAAAATTTATTACCCATGGATGAAGCTGCTTTCTATGGTTAATGCCATTGGGCGTAAAGATTTTACTCAGCGCTATCCCATGAAGAATAATAAGCAAGATGAGCTCAATGCCCTAGGTGAAACTCTCAATCATATGTCTGATGAGCTGGCGCAAAGTTACCACCAACTCGAAGAACGTGTGGCAGAAAAAACCGCAGACTTACTCGCTAAAAATCGTGTTTTGTCATATCTTTATCAATCAAATCAAATATTACACTCTTCGGAAACGCTTTATTCAAGATTACAAAAAGTTCTCGCGGAGCTGAAAAACATCACACAGCTAGAAAACTTGCGTCTCAAATTATATGAAGATAGTAATGAACAATACTTCCATGAAATCTCTTATGACACGACCAACCTCGAAATAGATAAAGCAAAGCTATCTTCCGCTAATCAGCATCCATTAAACAATGATTCAGTAAAAGAATATCAAACATTACAGTGGGATCTCTCTGACAATATGCACCGATATGGTGTAATTATCGGTGAAATTGAGCAAAAAAAACCATTTTCTGATGAAAAAAATAGATTGGTTCTTATGCTCGCGAAACAGATTTCAGGTATGCTCACTATGGAGCAACAGATAGAGCAGCAGCAGCAGTTACTGATCATGGATGAACGTGCCGCGATTGCTAGAGAGCTTCATGACTCTATAGCACAATCACTCTCATGTTTAAAAATGCAAATTAGCTATCTGCAAATGCAACCAGAGCCATTACCAGAAACAACTCTACACTTGCTCAATGAGATGCGGACAGAAATTAATACTGCATACAGCCAGTTACGGGAATTATTGACGACTTTCCGCTTGAAACTTACTGAATCAGGACTATTACCTTCACTCAAAAGCACTTTAGGTGAATTTAGTGGGCGTATTGGCTTTAATATTCAACTTAATTATGAAATTCCAGCGAAAAGTATCTCGCCACACCAATCTATCCACATAATACAAATTATTCGTGAAGCGCTAAGTAATATTCTGAAGCATGCCAATGCAACTTGGGCTAAAGTTTCATTAAGCCAAAATAGAGGCACCGTCACTGTTACAATTGATGATAATGGCAATGGTATCGATGACAATCCAAATAAACTTAATCATTATGGCCTCATTATTATGAGAGAAAGAGCACTTAGCCTGAATGGCGAGTGTTATATCACTCAACGTGCCGAAGGGGGAACTGAAGTGAAAGTCACATTCCCTTTATCTGACATTTAA
- a CDS encoding DUF808 domain-containing protein, with product MAGSSLLALLDDIAAVLDDVSVMTKMAAKKTSGVLGDDLALNAQQVTGVRAEREIPVVWAVAKGSFINKLILVPLALLISAFIPWAVTPLLMIGGAYLCFEGAEKLAHKYLHKHETSPSEAAREAQLSEQEIAAFEKQKIKGAIRTDFVLSAEIIAITLGIVSSTTLLNQFAVLSIIAIVMTVGVYGLVAGIVKLDDLGFYLQKKTSTLLRKCGNGLIYVTPYLMKTLSVVGTAAMFMVGGGILTHGITYLHLCIEKIAEKTGSISIVGNTLQFLTPSILNLIFGLVIGLFIVLIIHFFARFKKTK from the coding sequence GTGGCTGGAAGTAGCTTACTTGCCTTATTAGATGATATCGCAGCAGTTCTAGATGATGTGTCAGTGATGACAAAAATGGCAGCAAAAAAAACGTCCGGTGTTCTGGGTGATGACCTCGCTTTAAATGCTCAACAAGTCACTGGCGTTCGTGCTGAAAGAGAGATCCCTGTCGTTTGGGCTGTCGCAAAGGGCTCCTTCATCAACAAACTCATTTTAGTCCCACTCGCATTATTGATTAGCGCTTTCATTCCATGGGCAGTCACACCATTATTAATGATTGGAGGCGCATATCTCTGCTTTGAAGGCGCTGAAAAACTTGCCCATAAGTATCTACACAAACATGAGACTTCACCATCAGAAGCTGCACGAGAGGCCCAGCTTTCAGAACAAGAAATAGCAGCATTTGAAAAACAAAAAATTAAAGGTGCAATCCGCACTGATTTTGTTTTATCTGCGGAAATTATCGCTATTACTTTAGGTATTGTGTCTTCAACAACTCTCCTGAACCAATTTGCAGTTTTATCAATTATTGCCATTGTCATGACTGTCGGGGTGTATGGATTAGTTGCTGGTATAGTCAAACTAGATGACTTAGGCTTCTATTTACAGAAAAAAACGTCTACTTTACTGCGTAAATGCGGTAATGGGTTAATCTATGTAACCCCTTATTTAATGAAAACATTATCTGTTGTAGGGACTGCCGCGATGTTTATGGTCGGAGGGGGGATACTCACTCACGGAATTACCTATCTGCATTTATGTATCGAAAAAATAGCAGAGAAAACAGGTAGCATCAGTATTGTTGGTAATACACTACAATTTTTGACACCTTCCATTCTTAATTTAATTTTTGGCCTAGTTATCGGTTTATTTATTGTTTTAATTATTCACTTTTTTGCTCGATTTAAAAAAACAAAATAA
- a CDS encoding aldehyde dehydrogenase family protein, with the protein MSELTLLPEVREFLNRQHGHFINGLPVSGKGDAYFEVVNPATEQVIAKVKEGTREEVDAAMNAAYAAFKGSWANTTPMERGNCLNRLADLLEKHLEELAQLETLSSGKTIQLSRFLEVGSSAQFLRYFAGWATKISGETLNVSLPSFNGEKYSAFTQREPVGVVAGIIPWNFSIMISIWKLAAALTCGCTIVLKPSEFTPLTMLRVAELAKEAGIPDGVINIVNGGGREVGPALISHELCSKVTFTGSVPTGLAVGRSAMEGKLARVTLELGGKNGAAFLADLSVDKIVSGIIEAGYLNQGQICAAAERFYIPSKLMNAVLEELKSRLSAMKIGSPLDETTEMGPLANKAHYDKILSLFEKARQDGSEIIYGGQPIAGAGYFVPPTIIRANGPDDVLMKEETFGPIGTFLAYDDEEELVTMMNSTPFGLAASVWTNDLSKAMRMVSQIEAGTVWVNMHTFLDPAVPFGGIKSSGIGREFGSAFIEHYTELKSVMVRY; encoded by the coding sequence ATGAGTGAGTTAACCCTGTTACCAGAAGTTAGAGAATTCTTGAACCGTCAACACGGTCATTTTATTAATGGATTGCCTGTTTCTGGCAAGGGAGATGCTTATTTTGAAGTCGTGAATCCAGCCACCGAGCAAGTGATTGCGAAAGTGAAAGAAGGGACGCGCGAAGAAGTTGATGCAGCGATGAATGCGGCATATGCCGCATTTAAAGGCTCATGGGCAAATACGACGCCGATGGAACGAGGCAATTGTTTGAATCGTTTAGCGGATTTGCTCGAAAAACACTTAGAAGAATTAGCGCAATTAGAAACCTTAAGTTCTGGGAAAACCATTCAGTTATCACGTTTTCTGGAAGTGGGGTCATCGGCGCAGTTTCTACGTTATTTTGCGGGCTGGGCAACCAAAATTAGTGGTGAAACCCTGAATGTTTCTTTGCCATCATTTAATGGCGAAAAATACTCAGCATTTACGCAGCGTGAGCCTGTAGGTGTGGTTGCAGGAATTATTCCATGGAACTTCTCTATTATGATTTCCATTTGGAAATTAGCAGCGGCATTGACATGTGGCTGCACGATTGTACTGAAACCAAGTGAATTTACCCCTCTGACCATGTTACGCGTGGCTGAACTAGCCAAAGAAGCGGGCATTCCTGATGGCGTGATTAACATTGTGAATGGCGGTGGGCGCGAAGTGGGACCTGCTTTAATTAGCCATGAACTTTGTTCGAAAGTGACCTTTACTGGTTCAGTGCCGACTGGGTTAGCCGTAGGGCGCTCGGCAATGGAAGGCAAACTGGCTCGCGTCACATTAGAATTGGGCGGTAAAAATGGTGCTGCATTCTTAGCGGATTTATCGGTAGATAAGATTGTGAGCGGTATTATTGAAGCGGGTTATTTAAACCAAGGGCAAATTTGTGCCGCAGCGGAGCGTTTCTATATTCCATCTAAATTGATGAATGCGGTTCTAGAAGAGCTAAAATCGCGTTTATCGGCGATGAAAATTGGTTCTCCATTAGATGAAACCACCGAAATGGGCCCATTAGCCAACAAAGCCCACTACGATAAAATTTTAAGTTTATTTGAAAAAGCACGCCAAGATGGTAGTGAAATTATCTATGGCGGGCAGCCAATTGCAGGAGCCGGTTACTTTGTTCCCCCTACGATTATTCGCGCAAATGGCCCAGATGATGTGTTAATGAAAGAAGAGACATTTGGTCCTATCGGTACGTTCTTAGCTTATGATGATGAAGAAGAGCTGGTTACGATGATGAATAGCACGCCATTTGGTTTAGCGGCGAGCGTGTGGACGAATGATCTTAGTAAAGCAATGCGCATGGTTTCACAAATTGAAGCAGGAACCGTTTGGGTGAATATGCACACTTTCCTCGACCCAGCAGTGCCTTTCGGTGGCATTAAGTCGTCTGGAATTGGTCGTGAATTTGGTAGTGCATTTATCGAACACTACACTGAATTAAAGTCCGTCATGGTGCGTTATTAG
- the idi gene encoding isopentenyl-diphosphate Delta-isomerase — protein sequence MIEELLILVNEQDTPIGSMPKLLAHQQGCLHRAFSIFIFNRKNELLIQQRAFHKYHSAGQWANSCCSHPRPQEDTHAAALRRLTEELGFSTSLTHVGEFIYKADVNGGLIEHEYDHLFVGYYDKQVVPNPEEVSATRWVSLETLAQEISTHPEKFTPWFKKIWEKYPLLNFSS from the coding sequence ATGATAGAAGAACTACTTATTTTAGTTAATGAACAAGATACACCGATTGGTAGCATGCCAAAACTGCTAGCTCATCAGCAAGGCTGCCTGCATCGTGCATTTTCTATCTTCATTTTTAATCGTAAGAACGAATTGCTCATTCAACAACGCGCATTTCATAAATATCATTCCGCTGGGCAGTGGGCCAATTCCTGCTGTAGCCATCCAAGACCACAAGAAGATACCCATGCTGCAGCTTTACGTCGCTTAACGGAAGAACTTGGTTTTTCAACTTCATTAACACATGTTGGTGAGTTTATTTATAAAGCAGATGTTAATGGCGGACTAATTGAGCACGAGTATGACCACCTATTTGTGGGCTACTATGACAAGCAAGTCGTTCCTAATCCTGAAGAAGTCAGTGCTACCCGCTGGGTTAGCCTTGAAACTTTAGCCCAAGAAATTAGTACTCATCCTGAAAAATTCACTCCGTGGTTCAAAAAAATCTGGGAAAAATACCCACTGTTGAATTTTTCTTCCTAA
- a CDS encoding cupin domain-containing protein, with protein MISPLLLNKALPELLNIGSVSNLGSVVVEGDPQASVAMIHGEPTDNLTCGIFACTTGKFKMVYPFDEMATVHEGSVKLTDVKTGVTVEYHKGDTWFAAKGTEVLWEISAARFVKHYLACVNA; from the coding sequence ATGATCAGCCCATTACTGTTAAACAAAGCACTTCCTGAATTACTGAACATTGGTAGCGTGAGCAATTTAGGTTCTGTGGTTGTTGAAGGGGACCCTCAAGCAAGCGTGGCGATGATCCACGGCGAGCCAACAGATAATCTGACTTGCGGTATTTTTGCTTGTACAACAGGCAAATTTAAGATGGTTTACCCATTTGATGAAATGGCAACTGTTCATGAAGGTTCGGTGAAATTAACCGACGTGAAAACAGGCGTCACCGTGGAATACCACAAAGGCGACACTTGGTTTGCAGCCAAAGGCACTGAAGTGCTATGGGAAATTAGCGCAGCGCGTTTTGTAAAACACTATTTAGCCTGCGTGAATGCGTAA
- a CDS encoding helix-turn-helix transcriptional regulator, whose translation MVQPLFSESQQGLIDCCLNTIAHIIPISAAVYYLVNEHWQPENHVLYGISARMHEEYLSAFSQHDPLHPDHFRGEDLRLVKMPVEMRQHDQTFFHDFMQPNHIADMAEIFIRRKNKIVAGISVLRDTPFTPQEVIRLNAILPIAELMTFDVRPDSLVSYTPKEQEIIHLVREGANNKRIALLLGVSLSTVKTHLRNIFTKANVSNRTELVSSGFIIRQDKIL comes from the coding sequence ATGGTTCAACCGCTATTTAGTGAGAGTCAACAGGGCTTAATCGACTGCTGCCTAAATACGATTGCCCATATCATTCCTATTTCTGCAGCGGTTTATTATCTGGTGAATGAGCACTGGCAGCCAGAAAACCATGTACTGTATGGGATTTCCGCACGTATGCATGAAGAGTATCTCTCTGCATTTTCCCAGCATGACCCTCTACATCCAGACCATTTTCGCGGTGAGGATCTCCGTTTAGTGAAGATGCCTGTGGAAATGCGTCAACACGATCAAACCTTCTTCCATGATTTTATGCAGCCGAATCATATCGCGGATATGGCAGAGATTTTTATTCGTCGTAAAAATAAGATTGTGGCAGGAATTTCAGTGCTGCGAGATACGCCGTTTACGCCTCAGGAGGTAATTAGGCTCAATGCAATCTTACCGATTGCGGAGCTTATGACGTTCGATGTGCGACCCGATTCACTGGTTTCCTATACCCCGAAAGAGCAAGAAATCATTCATTTAGTGCGAGAAGGAGCCAATAATAAGCGTATTGCGCTACTATTAGGCGTTTCGCTTTCTACTGTGAAAACCCACCTTCGTAATATTTTTACCAAAGCCAATGTAAGCAACCGGACAGAATTAGTTTCCTCCGGGTTTATTATCCGCCAAGATAAAATTCTATAA
- a CDS encoding NAD(P)/FAD-dependent oxidoreductase: MNNQVESLTYYSATKKYDLRFPTLKEDIDVDVVIIGGGFSGINTALELCEKGITNIAILEGRHLGYGGTGRNGGQVMAGIGHDLDAIKKHVGSEGLETIFKLSNMGAGIMRDRIAKYNIDADFCHGYAYLGSNKRQEKTLRSWLADFKAVAPDEEIEFYTGSDLKQIIGSDAYTCGIKHMGGGHVHSLNLLLGEAKAVSEYGAKIFENSQVLNVEYGDTVTVRTAMGSVKAKKMLWACDGFLNGLEPTLYPKTINTYAYQLMTEELSDELIERISPIRGAYSDIRPVIDYYRVTNENRLLFGSSTYFLEYIPSDLKAWNRKLMLNVFPYLKDVKIELAWGGPMACSANLFPQIGTIPGHKNVFYVQGYSGFGVTPSQIVCKVLAEGIVEGSSRYDLMSSIPHADIMGKDSMRNAIVSLAKCWHQLSGYWQGRR, translated from the coding sequence ATGAATAACCAAGTAGAATCATTAACTTATTACTCAGCAACCAAAAAATATGACCTGCGTTTCCCAACCTTGAAAGAAGACATTGATGTGGATGTCGTGATCATTGGTGGTGGATTTTCAGGGATTAATACGGCATTGGAATTGTGTGAAAAGGGAATTACCAATATTGCTATCTTGGAAGGTCGCCATCTTGGGTATGGCGGTACAGGACGTAATGGTGGGCAAGTGATGGCCGGTATTGGTCATGACCTCGATGCGATTAAAAAGCACGTTGGCTCAGAAGGTTTAGAAACGATTTTTAAACTGAGCAACATGGGTGCAGGGATCATGCGTGACCGTATCGCCAAATATAATATTGATGCGGATTTCTGCCATGGTTATGCCTATTTAGGTAGCAACAAGCGCCAAGAAAAAACATTGCGTAGTTGGCTTGCAGATTTTAAAGCCGTCGCGCCAGATGAAGAAATTGAATTTTATACAGGTTCAGATTTAAAGCAGATTATCGGCTCTGACGCTTATACATGTGGAATCAAACACATGGGAGGCGGACATGTTCATTCACTTAACCTGTTATTGGGGGAAGCGAAAGCGGTGAGTGAATATGGCGCAAAAATTTTTGAAAACAGCCAAGTTTTGAATGTTGAGTACGGCGATACAGTAACGGTTCGTACCGCGATGGGCTCCGTAAAAGCGAAAAAAATGTTGTGGGCGTGTGATGGCTTCTTGAATGGTCTTGAGCCGACGTTATACCCAAAAACAATTAACACCTATGCCTATCAGTTAATGACGGAAGAGCTTTCTGATGAATTGATTGAACGCATTAGCCCAATTCGCGGGGCATATAGCGATATTCGCCCGGTCATCGATTACTACCGTGTGACAAACGAAAATCGCCTGCTATTTGGTAGCTCGACGTACTTTTTAGAATACATTCCATCCGACTTGAAAGCGTGGAACCGTAAATTGATGCTGAATGTTTTCCCATACCTGAAAGACGTCAAAATCGAGCTGGCATGGGGTGGTCCAATGGCGTGTAGTGCCAACCTGTTCCCGCAAATTGGCACAATCCCTGGTCATAAAAACGTGTTCTACGTACAAGGTTATTCAGGTTTTGGTGTTACGCCGAGCCAGATCGTGTGCAAGGTGCTTGCTGAAGGGATAGTTGAAGGCTCCAGCCGCTATGACCTGATGAGTTCGATTCCTCATGCTGACATTATGGGGAAAGACAGCATGCGTAATGCCATTGTGTCACTTGCCAAGTGTTGGCATCAGTTATCAGGATATTGGCAAGGTCGCCGCTAA
- a CDS encoding helix-turn-helix transcriptional regulator, translating to MDHYLRKLPDLIDSVATNQFYPNLLSWLSSFVAFDNAIIYAFEKEGAPRFLSKVEKRNSDSINRIYQRGAYLMDPFYQELQKGGSSKVLTLKEVAPKGFYHTDYYLNFYRKTGWCDEAGLLLELSADKQLGIFFGNEDQPFLSDESKQKSLKEAFDIIRSIARLHKEVVPNSVSSHYRNTDLQTCFGLTPRECEVVELILEGKGSPQIAESLFISLGTVKNHRKNIYQKLEINSQVELFNLLMTPIKQ from the coding sequence ATGGATCATTATCTGCGTAAATTACCTGACCTTATTGACTCCGTGGCAACCAACCAGTTTTACCCCAATTTGTTGTCATGGCTGTCCTCTTTTGTGGCTTTTGATAACGCCATTATCTATGCCTTCGAAAAAGAAGGCGCGCCGCGTTTTCTGTCGAAAGTTGAGAAGCGCAATAGCGACAGCATCAATCGCATTTATCAGCGTGGCGCTTATCTGATGGATCCTTTTTATCAAGAACTACAAAAAGGCGGAAGTTCGAAGGTACTAACATTGAAAGAAGTTGCACCGAAAGGGTTTTATCATACTGATTATTATCTTAATTTTTATCGTAAGACAGGTTGGTGTGATGAGGCGGGTTTATTGTTGGAGCTATCAGCCGATAAACAATTAGGTATTTTCTTTGGTAATGAAGACCAGCCTTTTCTTTCAGATGAAAGTAAGCAGAAATCATTAAAAGAAGCCTTTGATATTATTCGAAGTATTGCTCGATTACATAAGGAAGTGGTGCCGAATTCAGTCTCTAGCCATTATCGTAATACGGACTTACAGACTTGCTTTGGTTTGACGCCAAGAGAGTGTGAGGTCGTTGAATTAATTTTGGAAGGTAAAGGTTCCCCACAAATTGCTGAGTCACTGTTTATTAGTTTAGGCACTGTCAAAAATCATCGTAAGAATATCTATCAAAAATTAGAGATCAACTCTCAAGTTGAGTTATTTAATTTATTAATGACTCCAATAAAACAGTAA
- the narL gene encoding two-component system response regulator NarL, whose translation MTEKSTILLIDDHPMLRNGVKQLISLEPSLQVIGEAGDGKTGIQIAEEQDPDLILLDLNMPGMNGFETLDELRKRELSGRIILFTVSNYSDDLISALKRGADGYLLKDMEPEELIIALKEAASGKMVVSPTLTSVLAESLRENQSQNESDAIALTPRESDILELIAQGLSNKMIARNLDIAESTVKVHVKHLLKKLNLKSRVEAAVWVLQQK comes from the coding sequence ATGACCGAAAAATCAACAATTCTACTTATTGATGATCACCCAATGCTCCGAAATGGTGTAAAACAATTGATTAGCTTAGAACCTTCACTTCAAGTTATTGGTGAAGCTGGAGATGGCAAAACGGGCATTCAGATAGCTGAAGAACAAGATCCTGACCTGATCCTTTTAGATCTCAATATGCCAGGAATGAACGGTTTTGAAACTCTGGATGAGCTTAGAAAACGCGAACTTTCAGGCAGAATTATTCTCTTTACCGTATCGAATTATAGTGACGATTTGATCAGTGCACTTAAGCGAGGTGCTGATGGTTATTTGTTAAAAGATATGGAACCTGAAGAATTGATTATCGCCCTCAAAGAAGCCGCAAGTGGAAAAATGGTAGTGAGCCCGACATTAACCTCTGTCCTTGCCGAATCATTAAGAGAAAATCAATCACAAAATGAAAGCGATGCTATCGCGCTAACTCCACGAGAATCCGATATTTTAGAGCTTATAGCTCAAGGATTATCAAATAAAATGATCGCTCGAAATTTAGATATTGCAGAGAGCACAGTAAAAGTACATGTAAAACACTTACTTAAAAAACTAAACCTAAAATCTAGAGTCGAAGCTGCTGTCTGGGTGCTCCAACAGAAATAA
- a CDS encoding glycosyltransferase, giving the protein MSLQPVLSIVVAVYNGEKFLPHFFDSLIAQKLENWELIVVNDGSKDDSESVIRQYEDKFENIKVLSQENGGVSVARNTGMAVATGEYITFPDIDDEIDARMYGRLLEIALAGDLDVATCNGTYVYTNGDASKAIFPPNKVPSTGVITGPQWLQIGLSSRKFLHVTWLNLYRLSLIREHNFTFEPRLHHQDIPWTTEMLLVAKRVQFINEQYYEYLIHNQSVSHSLTGDERSVRKINTYLKILDMLMDIYKRHPEEVKQAPACLWQVGKEGLGVVLALLAIKSPETQKQMVQLFFDKGYWDIVWKHATTLKLKWRLIRRYSKLKAIINK; this is encoded by the coding sequence ATGTCCCTTCAGCCTGTATTGAGTATCGTTGTTGCGGTTTATAACGGCGAAAAATTTTTACCCCATTTTTTTGATAGCCTAATTGCCCAAAAACTCGAAAACTGGGAACTGATCGTTGTGAATGATGGTTCAAAAGATGATAGCGAATCGGTCATTCGTCAATACGAAGATAAGTTTGAGAATATCAAAGTACTCAGTCAGGAAAATGGCGGAGTTTCCGTTGCGCGTAATACCGGAATGGCTGTCGCAACAGGGGAATATATCACTTTCCCTGATATTGATGATGAAATTGATGCAAGAATGTATGGTCGCTTATTAGAGATTGCCTTAGCGGGAGATCTGGACGTAGCAACTTGCAATGGTACCTACGTTTACACTAATGGGGATGCTTCAAAGGCTATTTTCCCACCCAATAAAGTGCCTTCTACTGGCGTGATCACGGGTCCTCAATGGCTACAAATTGGCTTGAGCTCCCGTAAGTTTCTCCATGTAACTTGGTTGAATCTGTATCGCTTGTCATTAATTAGAGAGCACAATTTTACCTTTGAGCCTAGATTGCACCATCAAGACATTCCTTGGACTACCGAAATGCTGCTCGTTGCTAAACGAGTGCAGTTTATCAATGAACAATATTATGAATATCTGATCCACAACCAATCCGTTTCACACTCTTTAACCGGAGATGAACGCTCAGTACGTAAGATCAATACCTACCTGAAGATCTTAGATATGTTGATGGATATCTATAAGCGTCATCCTGAGGAAGTGAAACAAGCGCCTGCCTGTTTATGGCAAGTGGGAAAAGAAGGCTTAGGGGTTGTTTTAGCGCTATTAGCCATTAAGTCACCGGAAACGCAAAAGCAGATGGTTCAGCTGTTTTTTGATAAAGGTTACTGGGATATTGTTTGGAAGCATGCCACAACGCTGAAATTAAAATGGCGTTTGATCCGTCGTTACAGCAAATTGAAGGCCATTATCAATAAATAG